One stretch of Arthrobacter polaris DNA includes these proteins:
- a CDS encoding ABC transporter permease — translation MSTATLGSPARSGARPALGTMTGLVICVRFILRRNGIRLLVWAAVLAVMIPVVYSSQQQAXFPQAARDAYAQVANTPAVAAMTGLPYAAGSLGGILVIKIWMTLAVALAFASIFLVTRNGRADEEAGRTELLRSAPLGRHAYSMANYAVAGALSVAVGLLISLLCLSVKLPVAGSWVMGASIAGTGLAFVAIGALCGQLSSTSXGANSLGVAVLAVFYFIRAGADLQADGTLVSPVSWFSPIGWAQNMRAFGQDTWWPLLPLVLLAVVGCAGALRIETHRDLGMGLLPXRRGPATATAFLAGPVGLVLRLQRGSLVGWLLGAVVAGVFFGGVAQAMSSVLDPSNAFAKAFVGNSATMIQGVLGIFALFNGMLAGAFAVQCLAGARAEEASGRLELQLACALPRRRWLXAQLLVAAGGSAVMLLLGGWLMGVSSNGAGTGAAMAWASFAFWPAVLLMLGVLLFLHGFVPRLSVSLSWAVYGVSVLVAMFGSLFSLSEDVIKATPFGAVPRLPAENFTLMPLVVLTLIAVLLGGLGIXAFCTRDIVPE, via the coding sequence ATGAGCACCGCGACGCTTGGCTCCCCTGCAAGATCCGGGGCCAGGCCTGCCTTGGGCACCATGACCGGGTTGGTCATCTGTGTCCGCTTCATCCTGCGCCGCAACGGGATCAGGTTGCTGGTGTGGGCGGCCGTGCTGGCCGTCATGATCCCGGTGGTGTACAGCTCCCAGCAGCAGGCCNNTTTCCCGCAAGCCGCCAGGGACGCCTACGCGCAGGTTGCCAACACCCCGGCCGTGGCGGCCATGACGGGGCTGCCCTATGCGGCGGGCTCGCTGGGCGGCATCCTGGTCATCAAGATTTGGATGACGCTGGCCGTGGCACTGGCATTTGCCTCGATCTTCCTCGTCACCCGCAACGGCCGGGCCGATGAGGAAGCCGGGCGCACCGAACTGCTGCGTTCGGCNCCCTTGGGCCGGCACGCCTACAGCATGGCGAATTATGCCGTGGCCGGTGCGCTGAGCGTGGCAGTGGGGCTACTGATTTCGCTGTTGTGCCTGTCCGTGAAGCTGCCGGTGGCAGGTTCTTGGGTCATGGGCGCCTCGATCGCCGGGACAGGATTGGCGTTTGTTGCCATTGGTGCCTTGTGCGGCCAGCTCAGTTCCACCAGTAGNGGTGCCAATTCGCTCGGCGTTGCCGTGCTAGCCGTGTTTTATTTCATCCGTGCCGGAGCCGATCTTCAAGCCGATGGCACCCTGGTCAGCCCCGTGAGCTGGTTCTCNCCCATTGGCTGGGCCCAAAACATGCGTGCCTTTGGACAGGACACGTGGTGGCCGCTGCTGCCGCTGGTCCTGCTGGCCGTGGTGGGTTGTGCCGGCGCCCTGCGGATTGAGACACACCGCGATCTTGGCATGGGGCTGCTGCCACANAGGCGGGGCCCGGCCACGGCGACGGCGTTCCTGGCTGGGCCTGTAGGACTGGTGCTGCGGCTGCAGCGCGGTAGTTTGGTGGGTTGGCTGCTCGGGGCTGTGGTTGCCGGCGTGTTCTTTGGCGGCGTGGCCCAAGCCATGTCCAGTGTGTTGGATCCGTCAAACGCATTTGCGAAGGCCTTCGTGGGCAATAGTGCCACCATGATCCAGGGTGTGCTGGGCATCTTTGCCTTGTTCAACGGCATGTTGGCCGGCGCCTTCGCTGTGCAGTGCTTGGCAGGTGCCCGCGCCGAGGAGGCCAGTGGCAGGCTGGAATTACAGCTGGCCTGTGCGCTGCCACGGCGCAGATGGCTTNNTGCCCAGCTGCTCGTTGCTGCTGGCGGGTCCGCCGTGATGCTGCTGCTGGGCGGCTGGCTCATGGGTGTTTCCTCCAACGGGGCCGGCACGGGCGCCGCGATGGCGTGGGCGTCGTTCGCGTTCTGGCCGGCTGTGCTGCTGATGCTGGGCGTGCTGTTGTTCCTACACGGCTTTGTGCCCCGGCTCAGTGTCAGCTTGAGCTGGGCCGTGTACGGTGTCTCGGTGCTGGTGGCCATGTTTGGCAGCTTGTTCTCTTTGTCCGAGGACGTTATCAAGGCCACNCCGTTTGGTGCGGTGCCCCGTCTGCCGGCCGAGAACTTCACGCTCATGCCGCTGGTGGTGCTGACCCTGATCGCGGTACTACTGGGCGGGCTGGGCATCTGNGCGTTTTGCACCCGCGACATCGTGCCGGAATGA
- a CDS encoding hemerythrin domain-containing protein, which produces MTLGQALELEHRAIDGGIEAYIASLASADTADPAPLLAALSGLRRHIYLEEEFLFPPLKAAGLMGPIFVMLREHGQLWRQMDTLDALLASGADSTTRATALPCATPLALRTACTDLLSLLDAHNSKEEPIIYTQADELLGTTASGELLPFLAAGSTPDDWVCSGA; this is translated from the coding sequence ATGACGTTGGGCCAGGCCCTAGAACTCGAGCACCGTGCCATTGACGGCGGCATCGAAGCATACATCGCCTCCCTGGCCAGTGCGGACACAGCCGATCCGGCACCGTTACTCGCCGCGCTGAGCGGCTTGCGGCGGCACATCTATTTGGAGGAAGAGTTCTTGTTTCCGCCGCTGAAGGCTGCCGGCCTCATGGGGCCCATCTTCGTCATGCTGCGCGAACACGGGCAGCTTTGGCGCCAGATGGACACCCTCGACGCACTGCTTGCCAGCGGGGCCGACTCCACTACCCGGGCAACGGCTCTGCCCTGCGCAACGCCTCTNGCCTTGCGCACCGCCTGCACCGATTTACTCTCCCTNTTGGACGCTCACAATTCCAAGGAAGAGCCCATCATCTACACCCAGGCCGACGAGCTCCTTGGCACTACCGCCAGCGGCGAACTTTTGCCNTTCCTCGCGGCCGGTTCAACTCCGGATGACTGGGTCTGCTCGGGCGCCTGA
- a CDS encoding DivIVA domain-containing protein, protein MHSTEMSQVKFSSTKFREGYITDEVDDFVNSVQLALQNGXSGSPGKLSAHDVVHARFTPVKFRSGYDETEVDDFLDKVAEALSAYEAGMRP, encoded by the coding sequence ATGCACAGCACCGAGATGTCCCAGGTGAAATTTTCTAGCACCAAATTTCGTGAGGGCTACATAACCGACGAGGTCGATGACTTCGTTAACTCCGTCCAACTGGCATTACAAAATGGGNAGTCTGGGAGCCCCGGAAAATTGAGTGCCCACGACGTCGTTCACGCCAGATTCACCCCAGTAAAGTTCCGCTCCGGGTACGACGAAACCGAAGTGGATGACTTTCTTGACAAGGTAGCGGAGGCCTTGAGCGCTTACGAAGCAGGGATGAGGCCGTAG